In Pseudomonas saudiphocaensis, one DNA window encodes the following:
- a CDS encoding 16S rRNA (uracil(1498)-N(3))-methyltransferase, whose amino-acid sequence MRLSRFHIDAPLSLGQHELPEAQAHYIGRVLRMAPGDAVQLFDGSGQEYQGVLVEVGKKLVRVELHQQLTGLPESRLRIHLGQGLSRGERMDWAIQKAVELGVAEITPIISERCEVRLKDERADKRLAHWRQIAVSACEQCGRSVIPLIHPPAPLAQWLAVEAQLKLVLHPVADPLAGHQHPESLAFLIGPEGGLSDVEVEQARSAGFQPARLGPRVLRTETAPVVALSVAQQLWGDL is encoded by the coding sequence ATGCGCCTATCCCGTTTCCATATCGATGCACCACTCTCCCTCGGCCAACATGAGCTGCCCGAGGCCCAGGCCCACTACATTGGCCGAGTCCTGCGCATGGCCCCGGGGGATGCCGTGCAGCTATTCGATGGCAGTGGTCAGGAATACCAGGGCGTGCTGGTCGAGGTGGGCAAAAAGCTGGTACGAGTGGAGCTGCATCAACAATTGACGGGCTTACCCGAGTCGCGCCTGCGGATTCACCTCGGCCAGGGCCTGTCCCGCGGTGAGCGCATGGACTGGGCGATCCAGAAAGCCGTCGAACTGGGCGTTGCAGAAATAACGCCAATCATCAGCGAACGCTGCGAAGTACGGCTGAAGGACGAGCGGGCCGACAAACGCCTGGCCCACTGGCGTCAGATCGCTGTCAGCGCCTGTGAACAGTGTGGCCGCTCGGTCATTCCGCTCATCCATCCGCCGGCTCCTCTGGCGCAATGGCTGGCGGTGGAAGCACAGCTGAAGCTGGTCCTGCACCCTGTCGCCGATCCCCTGGCAGGCCATCAGCATCCGGAGTCGCTGGCCTTTCTGATCGGGCCGGAGGGCGGTCTGAGCGATGTTGAAGTCGAGCAGGCCCGCAGTGCTGGTTTCCAGCCTGCGCGCCTCGGTCCGCGCGTGCTACGCACAGAAACAGCGCCGGTCGTGGCTTTAAGCGTGGCGCAGCAGTTGTGGGGCGATTTGTAG